The sequence AAGGGCAAAGCAATTCTACAGGAATCATGATTTCGAACTCTAGCAATAACACATTTTCAAATATGTATGTTGCACACACATGGGGCAATGGCATCGCGGTGCTTGGTGGCAAGGGCAATACGTTTACCAATTGCATCATAGAAGATATCGGGTGGATTGGAATTTTCACTGCAGGAATAATGGCAAAGTCTGATGAGACCAGAATTGAAGACACGACATTTAGAGATAACGGAAGATTTCAGGTCAGAATTGAAGATCATGGAAAGGTGGACATCATTCATAGCGAATTTGTAGGGGCCATGAGCATGACTGAAGATGCCGGTGCGATTTCATCCGAAAGTACTGGTTGGATAGGCCCTCTCAATATGAAGGGATCGGAGATCGCATACAACAAAATTCACGATTTGAAAGGTGTACCAGTATCGTCCGGGGGCTATCAAAAGCAGTTTATGGTAGGGATATATCTGGAAGATGTTAACAATTATACTGCACATCACAACTTGGTTTATGATATCAAGGCGGATAATTATGATACGGGAAATCCGAAATTTACGTATGCGGGATCGGCAATGTACTTGGGGCCTAGATATAATGCGATGTATGAGCCAGTGAACTATTACAATAATGTATTTTGGAATTGTGATGAGATGATAAACTTATGGAATATAGACATCAACAACTATGAGGAGTTGCGAGCAGGTGGAATGAAACAGGAAGCGGACAGTGGCTTGATGGCAGATGGGCATTTTGCCAACAATATTTTTGGCGTAGGTAAAAATTTCATAAATTACTCTAACCAAGATATTAGCAAAACAGGTGCAACCATCAGAACTGTGTGGAATCCAGATCAGAAGAAAGGTATCATAACATACGATATGGAAGAGTTTTTTGCGCATGCACCGACGGCAGGGTATATGTTTAATCCAGAAAATAACTACTACGTCGCAGATGAAGATGTAGAACAGTATTTCGTCGACGCTAGCAATGGCAACTTCGAGCTTGTGGAAAACTCTAAGGCAGTAGCAGGTGGTGTGGCAATAGACGGGATAACGGCGTCAGACGCTCCAGATGCGGGGGCATTAGAAGGCGATGCATATGTACTGTCGGCAGGTGCGACACTAGAAATTCCAATATTTAAAGAAATAATCGAATAGGTAAAAATAGTTACAGCTGTCAAAGTATAAATGCATACCTCGACAGCTGTATTTTGTTGCGCGTGTATTGTAATTTGCTATTGTAACTCTTTAAACGTAGGAACTTTGAGAGTGGCGCCTGCAGATAACACCATAGCCCCACCTTCGAGAGCGCCTGCGTCTGGTGTTGCAGAAGATGTGATTTCAGATATAGAAGCGCCCCCATTGCGAGCCGGAGAAGTTTCGGTTAATCGAAAATCATGATTTTTGGCATCAACGAAAGTAGTCTCATCTGCCATATAATTGCATTGTGGATTAAACGGATATCCAAGCGGTTCGCAATGTGTAAAAAACTCGTCTATGTCTGTAGTTGTTAAACTTTTTGACGGGCCAGTAAGAGGCACAAATTTAATTGTTGAACCGGTTGGAGTGATGATTTGCGATATATAGCTGATAGTATTGCGCGCAATTGGAAAGATGTTGTTCGCAAATATGCCGTCGCTCATTAGGCCGGAGGCATCAACTTGTTTCATTCCCTGAGCACGCAGCTCGTCGTAATTTTCAATATTGATATGCCATAAATTTATGCCTTTGTCGCAGTTCCAGGCGGTGTTGTTATACCATCGAATAGGCTTATGCATGGCGTTATATCGAGGGCCAAAGTATGCCATCGCACCGGCGCGGTCAAATCCAGGTACGTCTTTTTTAAAGTTGTCGGCAACTATATCATAAATCAAATTGTGATGAGCGGTGTAGTTTTCGGTATCTTCCAGATATATGCCAATCATAAACTGCTTTAAATAGCCTCCACCAGATACTGGAAATCCTTTAACGTCATGAATCTTGTTATACGCAATTTCGGATCCTTTTAAATCGAGAGGCCCAATCCAGCCGCTGCTTTCAGACGAGATAGCGCCAGCGTCTTCACTCATGCTCATAGCACCGCTAAATTCGTTGTGGATGATATCGGTTTTGCCATGCTCGCGTATTCTAATCTGAAATCTGCCATTGTCTTCGAAAGTACAGTTTTCAATTCTAGTTTTGTCAGCGGCGGTGAATATGCCAGCAGTAAAAATTCCGATCCAACCGATATCCTTAATGATACAGTTGGTAAACAGATTGCTATGCCCATTCATTAGCGAAATGCCAGTGCCCCAGGTGTGAGCAACGTAGAGGTCTTCAAAAGTGTTGTGGCTAGATCCCGAGATATATATTCCTGTATCTTCAGTTGCGCCATCGCCATAAAATGGAGACATAATAAATGGAGAGAGGTATCTAAATGAGCAAGATTTGATGATAGAATTATTCATCCCCATGATGCTAGCACAGCCAGCTTTAAAGTTGATGCCTTCGAGTGAGAGCTCCGCGGCAGATATGTGCAATACTTTTTCTCGCACCTGCATTTCAACTACTTCATCAGCTTTCTTTGGTAAATAATACAAATAGCCATCATCCACAAACCACTCGCCTGGTGCATCAATCAAATTTTTATGCATCACCATTCCATAGCCAAACTTGTGAAAGCTAACATCAATTGTGGCATCAGGAGTCCAGTGATTTTTGTTTATGCCTTTAAAAGTAATTGAGTTGCCGCTATTTTCTAAGATCCAGCCAATAGGGTATTGGCGGTTTTTGCCTATCAGCCCTCTAAAGATGCCGCCAACTAAATCAACATCAGGTAAGCCGCCGTCGAAAGTGGCGTGCCCGTCGCTATCGGCATTTTTATATATATTGGAGACCTCGCCATAGCCGCTGCCTGGAGCCAATGGATTCATCATAGCAGAGATAGTACGATTTGGGTGTCGTGCCATATCGCCCATTGCGCCATCGATAAAAACTTGAGAAAACTTAAGCGTGCTATCGTGCCATGCTTTAGAAACAGGTGCAACCAAAACGCCGGGAGTTGGGTGAGTTGCTGCCTTTTCAAAATGAGAAACAATTTCGGTTCCAGTTACTAAGACGTAATCGTCAGGAGCATTTTTGATAGTGAGATTGTCTTTTGTGATTGTAACAGTTTCGCGATAAATTCCTTCGTGTACAATAATTGTATCGCCAGGGTGTGCCTGATTAAGAGCCGAGGTGATGGTATTTAATTCACCTGTCGCAGCTGCAGCATTCCACGGAACTTCTTTTGAAAAAACATGAATAGTATTCATAACATCCTCCAATGCAAATATAATTTTGATGGCAGTATCTGGGTACTACCAATAATTATTTTAACACAAATTAATTTAAAAATATAGATCGCTATTGCTTTTTATTTTTCATGATTGCAATAAGAATGACGAAGGCAACGATAATCCAAATCCAGATTAAAGCCGAAGCCCAATTAACGCTTTCAAAAAACATGACACGCACCTCCTTTACGATATAGTTTAACCTGTTGCTGTTCTCTTGATTCTAGCAATAGGCCAAAAGAGCAGTCAAATCATAAAAAACTCTTGCTTTTGTATGTCGTAATTGCTAAAATATATATGGAATAATGTGGAAAATTAAACTAGAATTAATACATAAGTTAAAATAGGAGAAATGTTATTCGATAATAATAATTAAAACGGGGGAAAAATAATGAAAAAAGCAAAGTTTATGTTAGTATTAGCGATGTTGACGATGGCTGGGTGTGCTGCAGAAGAGGCGGTGATCCAAGAAGAAGTTGTAGTGAAAGTTGCACCAGAGCCAGCGCCAGAAACTGCGCCAGAAATTGTACCCGAGCCTGCGCCAGAAATTGCGCCAGAGCCTGTAATAGAAGAGCGAACTATTGCAATGGAACTGCACGTATATTCGGATGAAATTCCATGGAACGCTGCCGCAGAAGCCACAACGCTGGAGTATGAAACTATATCCGATGCGATAGCAGATGCGATAGAAGGCGATACAATAATAGTTCACGAGGGAATTTATCGCGAAGTTTTGAAAATCGCAAAAGATAATATTACAGTGAAAGCTGCCGAGGGCGAGTATGTGTTGGTGACAGGTGCGGAAGTAGTGAGTGGATTTGTACCGTATGAAGCTATGGAAGGAGTTTATGTTGCAGATGTGCCAGCAAATTATAAGGAGACGACTCTTCCATATACTCAAGTTTATGCCAATGGCAATGTGCAAACAATGGCAAGATTTCCCAATTTGACAATAGACGATATGATGGCACCGCTAGAAGAGGGGGGTGGCTACGGAAAAACCATAGACTTGTATAAAAACAAGGGCGAAGCAGAGGGGCATGTAACGTTTGCCGAGGGCGAGCTTCCGGATGTGGATTTAACCGGTGCGGTCTACAGAGGGCTCAATGGCAAAAATCGCGAGTATATGTTTGGCGATGTTGTAGCCAGCGAGGGCAATACGCTGACGTTTACCAGTACAACAAAAAATAACTGGGGCAATGCAACAGCGGAAATAAAGAAGGGCTACCACGATTATGGATTCGGTTTTGTAACGCATAAAAATTTAATTGATATCCCGGGAGAATGGTTTGTGGAGGACAGAAAGCTATACTATATGCCAGAGGGAGATATCAAAGATTTGTCGGTGGATCTGCAGGTGAGGCAACAAGTACTGCAAATGAATAATCGCGAGAACATAACGCTGGAGGGCCTAAATTTTGTTGCAGGTAACGTGCAAATTAAAGGCACCGAGACTGCCAACATAACCAATTGTACATTTAGAAATCTGCAGCCGTTTTATGTTATCAAAGGTTATGGAATGGGTGATTCGGGGCAAACTGGAGTGTATATAGAAAATAGCAAAAACGTAACATTTCGAGATACGTATATAGGAGATACGTGGGGAACGGGAGTACAAATTAGTGGTGGCGCAGATAATTCGTTCTACAACTGCAGGTTTGAGGATATGGGTTGGATAGGTACATTTACTGCCGGTATCTACACATCGGGAGCTAATACGATTGTGGAAGACTGTACTTTTGCAGATCACGGAAGATTTCAAATTCGAGTGGATAAGGATGTGAAGATTGACATTTTGCATTCGTCGTTTGAAAGAGCAATGGAGATGGGCGAAGATGCAGGACCTCTCGAGTTTACCAGCACCGGAAAGATTGCGCCGCTAGATCTTAAGGGTTCTGAGATAGCGTATAACAAAGTTTTTGACTTGAGCGGAATTCCGGTAAGCTCTGGAAATTACAACAAGCAGTTTATGGTGGCATTCTATATGGAGGATGTAAGCAATTACACTGCGCATCATAACTTGGTTTATGACATTACTGCCGATAGCTATGATGGGCCAGAGTATGTGAAACGAGATAGCCGATTTTTATATATGGGACCGCGATATAATGCGATGCATCTGCCGGTGAACTTTTATAACAACACCGCTTGGGATTATGGCAGTACGATAGGAATATGGAATATAGTAATAGCAAATCACGACGAGCTTAGAGCGCAAGGATTAAAGCAAGAAGACAATACGGGAATGATGACAGACGGCCATTTTGCCAACAATCTATTTGATGAAGGAAGCTTTAGCGTGAGTTACGTTGCTCAAAATTTGAATATGAATGGCGGCAGTAAAGGGTGGGTAACAATTCCAGAGGATGATTGGAAAGATATCGAAACAGATGATATGGATGAATTTTTTGAGCACGCGGCAAAGATAGACTATGCATTTAACCCGGAAGCAAATATGATAGTAACGGCCGATGCGACAGATTCAACTTATGTTGACGCAGCAAATGGAGATTTTAGACTGCTAGATGGGTCGGCAGCGAAGGGGGCAGGAGTGGAAATTCCTGGAATAACGTCTTCTGCAAATCCAGACCTGGGCGCATTAGAGGGTAGCGACTATGTATTATCGGCAGGG is a genomic window of Candidatus Epulonipiscium viviparus containing:
- a CDS encoding right-handed parallel beta-helix repeat-containing protein, coding for MKKAKFMLVLAMLTMAGCAAEEAVIQEEVVVKVAPEPAPETAPEIVPEPAPEIAPEPVIEERTIAMELHVYSDEIPWNAAAEATTLEYETISDAIADAIEGDTIIVHEGIYREVLKIAKDNITVKAAEGEYVLVTGAEVVSGFVPYEAMEGVYVADVPANYKETTLPYTQVYANGNVQTMARFPNLTIDDMMAPLEEGGGYGKTIDLYKNKGEAEGHVTFAEGELPDVDLTGAVYRGLNGKNREYMFGDVVASEGNTLTFTSTTKNNWGNATAEIKKGYHDYGFGFVTHKNLIDIPGEWFVEDRKLYYMPEGDIKDLSVDLQVRQQVLQMNNRENITLEGLNFVAGNVQIKGTETANITNCTFRNLQPFYVIKGYGMGDSGQTGVYIENSKNVTFRDTYIGDTWGTGVQISGGADNSFYNCRFEDMGWIGTFTAGIYTSGANTIVEDCTFADHGRFQIRVDKDVKIDILHSSFERAMEMGEDAGPLEFTSTGKIAPLDLKGSEIAYNKVFDLSGIPVSSGNYNKQFMVAFYMEDVSNYTAHHNLVYDITADSYDGPEYVKRDSRFLYMGPRYNAMHLPVNFYNNTAWDYGSTIGIWNIVIANHDELRAQGLKQEDNTGMMTDGHFANNLFDEGSFSVSYVAQNLNMNGGSKGWVTIPEDDWKDIETDDMDEFFEHAAKIDYAFNPEANMIVTADATDSTYVDAANGDFRLLDGSAAKGAGVEIPGITSSANPDLGALEGSDYVLSAGSTLELPTFKEIR
- a CDS encoding right-handed parallel beta-helix repeat-containing protein, translated to MNTIHVFSKEVPWNAAAATGELNTITSALNQAHPGDTIIVHEGIYRETVTITKDNLTIKNAPDDYVLVTGTEIVSHFEKAATHPTPGVLVAPVSKAWHDSTLKFSQVFIDGAMGDMARHPNRTISAMMNPLAPGSGYGEVSNIYKNADSDGHATFDGGLPDVDLVGGIFRGLIGKNRQYPIGWILENSGNSITFKGINKNHWTPDATIDVSFHKFGYGMVMHKNLIDAPGEWFVDDGYLYYLPKKADEVVEMQVREKVLHISAAELSLEGINFKAGCASIMGMNNSIIKSCSFRYLSPFIMSPFYGDGATEDTGIYISGSSHNTFEDLYVAHTWGTGISLMNGHSNLFTNCIIKDIGWIGIFTAGIFTAADKTRIENCTFEDNGRFQIRIREHGKTDIIHNEFSGAMSMSEDAGAISSESSGWIGPLDLKGSEIAYNKIHDVKGFPVSGGGYLKQFMIGIYLEDTENYTAHHNLIYDIVADNFKKDVPGFDRAGAMAYFGPRYNAMHKPIRWYNNTAWNCDKGINLWHINIENYDELRAQGMKQVDASGLMSDGIFANNIFPIARNTISYISQIITPTGSTIKFVPLTGPSKSLTTTDIDEFFTHCEPLGYPFNPQCNYMADETTFVDAKNHDFRLTETSPARNGGASISEITSSATPDAGALEGGAMVLSAGATLKVPTFKELQ